Proteins encoded in a region of the Triticum dicoccoides isolate Atlit2015 ecotype Zavitan chromosome 3A, WEW_v2.0, whole genome shotgun sequence genome:
- the LOC119271631 gene encoding GATA transcription factor 20-like, whose protein sequence is MLHEAAPCTCGLLYGSCGGGCSMLFAAAPGDHHYYIKQCGDDGSYASYGGSVDCTLSLGTPSTRRAEAGVRAPAAGLPWEAVPSCNGRQDIGPARADQSNAGAASARRCANCDTTSTPLWRNGPRGPKSLCNACGIRYKKEERRAAAAAVAPTALASDSGIEYAYGYARHHHHQQQQQQQWGCYGPAVAKAASYGLFGDAAAEDGPCLPWGLGVMPSSPAFGSVREMTSLFQYY, encoded by the exons ATGCTGCACGAGGCGGCGCCATGCACGTGCGGGCTGCTCTACGGCAGCTGCGGCGGCGGCTGCTCCATGCTGTTCGCCGCGGCGCCGGGGGACCACCACTACTACATCAAGCAATGCGGCGACGACggctcctacgcctcctacggcggCTCCGTCGACTGCACGCTCTCGCTCGGCACGCCCTCCACCAGGCGCGCCGAGGCCGGGGTCCGCGCGCCGGCGGCCGGGCTGCCGTGGGAGGCAGTGCCCAGCTGCAACGGCAGGCAGGATATCGGCCCGGCGCGCGCTGATCAGAGCAATGCCGGCGCCGCGTCCGCTCGCCGGTGCGCCAACTGCGACACCACCTCCACCCCGCTCTGGAGGAACGGGCCACGCGGACCAAAG TCATTGTGCAATGCGTGCGGAATCCGGTACAAGAAGGAGgagaggcgcgcggcggcggccgcGGTGGCGCCGACGGCGCTTGCATCGGACAGCGGCATCGAGTACGCGTACGGGTACGcgcggcaccaccaccaccagcagcagcagcagcagcagtggggGTGCTACGGCCCGGCCGTGGCGAAGGCGGCGTCCTACGGGCTGTTCGGCGACGCGGCGGCGGAGGACGGGCCGTGCCTGCCATGGGGGCTCGGCGTCAtgccctcgtcgccggcgttcgGGTCCGTCCGGGAGATGACAAGCCTGTTCCAGTACTACTAG